From a single Stackebrandtia endophytica genomic region:
- a CDS encoding nicotinate-nucleotide--dimethylbenzimidazole phosphoribosyltransferase, with product MSDVSPTTVLDKVKVPFPDAAYATRATNRLASALLPGSGLGSLANVVSWAGRVQATAEPTPFKQIEAILVSGATTGGFTAGDTDESAADHRTLLDRLATDAGVTVRPVTTETTSAAEDGPVLTDEQYAEAIALGRETADGCIDSGADLLVLAGFGPGAVAAAVAVTAHMTRTSAVELSPRIQLPGGVIDDNIWMRRIAATRDAFARANGAARNARTTLSEFGGAVIATMTGVIVAAGLRRTPVLFDGPIAASAALAARDFSLGAPKWCYAPDRSPHPVVEKVAGQVGMAKPVGPGMDIGEGCAVLYSLPLLQSTLRLAGELPYPAPVTETTEESTGDSGAEA from the coding sequence GTGAGCGATGTAAGCCCCACCACGGTGCTGGACAAGGTCAAAGTCCCATTCCCGGATGCCGCCTACGCCACTCGGGCCACCAACCGGCTGGCCTCGGCCCTGCTGCCCGGCAGCGGACTGGGGTCGCTGGCCAACGTGGTGTCCTGGGCGGGCCGGGTCCAGGCGACCGCAGAACCCACCCCGTTCAAGCAGATCGAGGCGATCCTCGTATCGGGTGCCACCACCGGTGGCTTCACCGCCGGGGATACCGACGAGTCCGCCGCCGACCACCGGACACTTCTCGACAGGCTGGCCACCGACGCCGGCGTCACCGTTCGTCCGGTGACGACCGAGACCACGTCAGCCGCCGAAGACGGTCCGGTCCTGACCGACGAGCAGTACGCCGAGGCCATCGCGCTGGGACGCGAGACCGCCGACGGTTGTATCGACTCCGGCGCCGACCTGCTGGTGCTGGCCGGGTTCGGCCCCGGCGCCGTCGCCGCCGCCGTCGCGGTCACCGCGCACATGACCCGCACTTCGGCGGTGGAGCTGTCACCCCGCATCCAACTGCCCGGCGGGGTCATCGACGACAACATCTGGATGCGTCGTATCGCCGCGACCCGAGACGCGTTCGCTCGCGCCAACGGCGCCGCCCGCAATGCCCGCACCACGCTGTCGGAGTTCGGTGGTGCGGTCATCGCCACGATGACCGGCGTGATCGTGGCCGCCGGCCTGCGTCGAACCCCGGTCCTCTTCGACGGCCCGATCGCGGCCTCGGCGGCGTTGGCGGCCCGAGACTTCTCGTTGGGTGCTCCGAAATGGTGCTACGCACCGGATCGATCGCCGCATCCGGTCGTGGAGAAGGTCGCCGGCCAGGTCGGAATGGCCAAGCCGGTCGGTCCGGGCATGGACATCGGTGAGGGTTGCGCGGTGCTCTACTCGCTGCCGCTGCTGCAGAGTACGCTGCGGCTGGCGGGTGAACTCCCGTATCCGGCTCCGGTGACCGAGACGACCGAGGAGAGCACCGGAGACTCCGGCGCCGAGGCGTAG